One Delphinus delphis chromosome 3, mDelDel1.2, whole genome shotgun sequence genomic region harbors:
- the APC2 gene encoding adenomatous polyposis coli protein 2 isoform X2 encodes MGLLGLLSLLHSAFFGDQALQELKMTSSVAPYEQLVRQVEALKAENSHLRQELRDNSSHLSKLETETSGMKEVLKHLQGKLEQEARVLVSSGQTEVLEQLKALQMDITSLYNLKFQPPALVPEPTARTPEGSPVHSSGPSKDSFGELSRATIQLLEELDRERCFLLNEIEKEEKEKLWYYSQLQGLSKRLDELPHVETFSMQMDLIRQQLEFEAQHIRSLMEERFGTSDEMVQRAQIRASRLEQIDKELLSAQDRVQQTEPQALLAVKSMPMDEDPEAEVPTHPEDGAPQPGNSKVEVVFWLLSMLATRDQEDTARTLLAMSSSPESCVAMRRSGCLPLLLQILHGTEAGAGGRNGTPGAPGAKDARMRANAALHNIVFSQPDQGLARKEMRVLHVLEQIRAYCETCWDWLQARDGGPEGSGAGGAPVPIEPQICQATCAVMKLSFDEEYRRAMNELGGLQAVAELLQVDYEMHKMTRDPLNLALRRYAGMTLTNLTFGDVANKAALCARRGCMEAIVAQLASESEELHQVVSSILRNLSWRADINSKKVLREVGSMTALMQCVLRASKESTLKSVLSALWNLSAHSTENKAAICQVDGALGFLVSTLTYKCQSNSLAIIESGGGILRNVSSLIATREDYRQVLRDHNCLQTLLQHLTSHSLTIVSNACGTLWNLSARSAGDQELLWDLGAVGMLRNLVHSKHKMIAMGSAAALRNLLAHRPAKYQAAATAVSPSACAPSLYVRKQRALEAALDTRHLAQALDHLEKQGLPEAEAASKKPLPPLRHLDGLAQDYASDSGCFDDDDAPSLATAAAATAEPASPAVLPLFLGSPFLQGQALARTPPARRGGLESEKEAGGEAAVAARAKAKLALAVARIDRLVEDISALHTSSDDSFSLSSGDPGQEAPREGRAHSCSPCRGPEAGRREAGSRAHPLLRLKAAHASLSNDSLNSGSTSDGHCPREHSQPCSLAALAEHCEGPLCGQARPSRLDLNLPSGQVEPKARDTAATDARVCTIKLSPTYQHVPLLEGTTRAGAGSLAPRARKQAWLPAEDLSKVPEKLAVEKAPLCLSRCSSLSSLSSAGRPGPSEAGDLDDSDSSLEGLEEAGPSEAGLDGAWQGPGSASLPMAIPVPQRGRGLGVEDATPSSSSENCVQETPLVLSRCSSVSSLGSFESPSIASSVASDPCSGLGSGTVSPSELPDSPGQTMPPSRSKTPPPAPAPQGEREVTQFSLQWESYVKRFLDIADCRERCRLPSELDAGSVRFTVEKPDENFSCASSLSALALHELYVQKDVELRLLPPACPERSSAGGVGPGHRRWDEASGRLEGPTSTDRDLELLRECLGGTVPARLRKVASALVPGHRTLPVPVYMLVPAPAREDESCTDSAEGTPVTFSSTTSLSEETLQGPPGDGGPAQGQKAAGHAAPTRQPAGHRHRAGGTGRSTEQPRGAGRSRAGLELPLCRPPSACRDRDSSRPGQARGDGALQSLCLTTPTEEAVYCFYGNDSDEEPSAAAAVAPPRRASAIPRAVKREYPAGGRKEVQAVPKVAPPKAAAPKVAPPARAQPSLIADETPPCYSLSSSASSLSEPEPFERAASRPRAREPGVTKDPGPGGRRDSAPRPRAEAELLRRCTGSAVPRCRPQVSGPGCRQSRAVQQEKRPAEGPREHSEEAAGSDHASDLDSVEWRAIQEGANSIVTWLHQAAAAATHEASSESDSVLSFASGRSVGSTLQLPLHRKGRRPRAEGQAGSAMRPEKRDRALAQRSSGLEKPRGTQKAASGVPAVLRGRTVIYMPSPATRAQPKGAPGPRNVPRKTGVPSPVQPAAPAKIPGPGQQRSRSLHRPGKISELAALSPPQRSATPPARLAKTPSSSSSQTSPASQPLPRRSPPATQAAGTLPGPGASPATKTPARALLAKQHKTQKSPVRIPFMQRPTRRGPPPLAKAAPEPGPRARGGRPGLVRVASARSSGSMASARSSGSEASDRSGFRRQLTFIKESPGLLRRRRTELSATEAATPAAQAGLPRRGRPALPAVFLCSSRCDELRAAPRQAPAPQRPPTARPGLGERPPRRTSSESPSRLPVRTPAARPDTVKRYASLPHISVARGPDAPVPVADNAPRSSTGEAAPGTTWRRIRDEDVPHILRSTLPPRALPLLGSSPEDGPTGPPQRKTSDAVVQTEDFAATKTNSSTSPSLESWVTPQATTGSAPSLLLGSDVDGPGPAKAPAPGPFVPASRHGSPSRSARVPPFNYVPSPMVVATTDSAVEKAPAPAPTGLLG; translated from the exons GCGCTGCAGGAGCTGAAGATGACGAGCTCCGTGGCGCCCTACGAGCAGCTGGTGCGGCAGGTGGAGGCCTTGAAGGCCGAGAACAGTCACCTGAGGCAGGAGCTTCGGGATAACTCAAGCCACTTGTCCAAGCTGGAGACAGAAACGTCGGGCATGAAG GAGGTCCTGAAGCACTTGCAGGGCAAGCTGGAGCAGGAGGCCCGCGTGCTGGTGTCCTCGGGGCAGACCGAGGTGCTGGAGCAGCTGAAAG CCCTGCAGATGGACATCACCAGCCTGTACAACCTCAAGTTCCAGCCCCCGGCTCTGGTCCCTGAGCCCACTGCCCGGACCCCCGAGGGAAGCCCGGTGCACAGCTCTGGGCCCTCCAAGGACAGCTTTGGGGAGCTGAGCCGGGCCACCATCCAGCTGCTAGAGGAACTGGACCGGGAACG GTGTTTCCTATTGAATGAGAtcgagaaggaggagaaggagaagctcTGGTATTACTCGCAGCTGCAGGGCCTATCCAAGCGCCTGGACGAACTCCCGCACGTGGAGACG TTCTCGATGCAGATGGATCTGATCCGGCAGCAGCTGGAGTTCGAAGCCCAGCACATCCGCTCGCTGATGGAGGAGCGCTTCGGCACCTCGGACGAGATGGTGCAGCGGGCGCAG ATCCGTGCTTCCCGCCTGGAGCAGATAGACAAGGAATTGCTGTCGGCACAGGACCGGGTGCAACAGACCGAGCCCCAG GCCTTGCTGGCAGTGAAGTCGATGCCGATGGATGAGGACCCAGAGGCCGAGGTCCCCACGCACCCTGAGGATGGTGCCCCTCAGCCGGGCAACAGCAAG GTGGAGGTGGTCTTCTGGCTGCTGTCCATGCTGGCGACGCGTGACCAGGAGGACACGGCACGGACGCTGCTCGCCATGTCCAGCTCACCTGAGAGCTGCGTGGCCATGCGCCGCTCGGGCTGCCTGCCGCTGCTGCTGCAGATCCTGCACGGCACCGAGGCCGGGGCTGGGGGTCGCAACGGGACCCCAGGGGCGCCGGGAGCCAAGGATGCGCGCATGCGCGCCAACGCAGCGCTGCACAACATCGTCTTCTCCCAGCCGGACCAGGGTCTGGCGCGCAAGGAAATGCGCGTCCTGCACGTGCTCGAGCAGATCCGTGCCTACTGTGAGACCTGCTGGGACTGGCTGCAGGCCCGGGACGGTGGGCCCGAGGGCAGCGGCGCCGGCGGCG CCCCGGTCCCCATCGAGCCACAGATCTGCCAGGCCACCTGCGCCGTGATGAAGCTGTCCTTCGACGAGGAATACCGCCGTGCCATGAACGAGCTGG GTGGGCTGCAGGCCGTGGCGGAGTTACTGCAGGTTGACTATGAGATGCACAAGATGACCCGGGACCCTCTCAACCTGGCCCTGCGCCGATACGCCGGCATGACCCTCACCAACCTAACCTTCGGGGACGTCGCCAACAAG GCCGCACTGTGCGCCCGCCGGGGCTGCATGGAGGCCATCGTGGCCCAGCTGGCGTCCGAGAGTGAGGAGCTGCACCAG GTGGTGTCCAGCATCCTGCGCAACCTGTCCTGGAGGGCGGACATCAACAGCAAGAAGGTGCTGAGGGAGGTGGGCAGCATGACGGCCCTGATGCAGTGCGTCCTGCGAGCCTCCAAG GAGTCCACCCTGAAGAGCGTGCTCAGTGCCCTGTGGAACCTCTCAGCGCACAGCACGGAGAACAAGGCCGCCATCTGCCAGGTGGATGGCGCCCTGGGCTTCCTGGTCAGCACGCTGACCTACAAGTGCCAGAGCAACTCGCTGGCCATCATCGAGAGCGGAGGCGGCATCCTGCGCAACGTGTCCAGCCTCATCGCCACCCGTGAGGACTACAG GCAGGTGCTGCGGGACCACAACTGCCTGCAGACGCTGCTGCAGCACCTGACGTCGCACAGCCTGACCATCGTGAGCAACGCATGTGGCACGCTCTGGAACCTGTCGGCCCGCAGCGCCGGTGACCAGGAGCTGCTGTGGGACCTGGGTGCTGTGGGCATGCTGCGCAACCTGGTGCACTCCAAGCACAAGATGATCGCCATGGGCAGCGCCGCCGCCCTGCGCAACCTGCTGGCCCACCGGCCCGCCAAGTACCAGGCGGCAGCCACTGCCGTCTCCCCCAGCGCCTGTGCGCCCAGCCTGTACGTGCGCAAGCAGCGGGCGCTGGAGGCTGCGCTGGACACGCGGCACCTGGCGCAGGCACTTGACCACCTGGAGAAGCAAGGCCTGCCCGAGGCCGAGGCCGCCTCCAAGAAGCCGCTGCCGCCCCTGCGCCACCTGGATGGCCTGGCCCAGGACTATGCTTCCGATTCGGGCTGCTTTGATGATGACGACGCACCCTCTCTGGCCACCGCAGCTGCCGCCACCGCCGAGCCCGCCAGCCCCGCCGTGCTGCCCCTCTTCCTGGGCAGCCCCTTCCTGCAGGGCCAGGCGCTGGCCCGcaccccgcccgcccgccggggCGGCCTGGAGTCCGAGAAGGAGGCCGGCGGGGAGGCAGCTGTGGCAGCCAGGGCCAAGGCCAAGCTGGCACTGGCAGTGGCGCGCATCGACCGGCTGGTGGAGGACATCTCGGCCCTGCACACCTCGTCTGACGACAGCTTCAGCCTCAGCTCTGGGGATCCCGGGCAGGAGGCCCCACGGGAGGGCCGTGCGCACTCCTGCTCCCCTTGCCGGGGGCCCGAGGCAGGGCGGCGAGAGGCCGGCAGCCGGGCTCACCCGCTGCTGCGGCTCAAGGCGGCCCACGCCAGCCTCTCAAATGACAGTCTTAACAGCGGCAGCACCAGCGACGGGCACTGTCCCCGCGAGCACTCGCAGCCCTGCTCGCTGGCCGCGCTGGCCGAGCATTGCGAGGGACCCCTGTGCGGCCAGGCGCGGCCCAGCCGGCTTGACCTCAACCTGCCCAGCGGCCAGGTTGAGCCCAAGGCCCGGGACACCGCGGCCACAGATGCCCGCGTGTGCACCATCAAGCTGTCGCCCACCTACCAGCATGTGCCGCTGCTTGAGGGCACCACCAGAGCGGGCGCGGGGTCCCTGGCCCCCAGGGCCCGGAAACAGGCCTGGCTGCCCGCAGAGGACCTAAGCAAGGTGCCCGAGAAGCTGGCGGTGGAGAAGGCGCCCCTCTGCCTATCCCGCTGCAGCTCCCTGTCCTCACTGTCCTCGGCTGGCCGCCCAGGGCCTAGTGAGGCCGGGGACCTGGATGACAGCGACTCGTccctggaggggctggaggaggctggCCCCAGTGAGGCCGGGCTGGACGGGGCCTGGCAGGGGCCGGGCTCCGCCTCCCTGCCCATGGCCATCCCGGTGCCTCAGCGGGGCCGGGGCCTAGGGGTGGAGGACGCCACGCCGTCCAGCTCGTCTGAGAACTGCGTACAGGAGACGCCACTGGTGCTGAGCCGCTGCAGCTCGGTCAGCTCGCTGGGCAGCTTCGAGAGCCCATCCATTGCCAGCTCCGTCGCCAGCGATCCGTGCAGCGGGCTGGGCAGCGGTACAGTCAGCCCCAGCGAGCTGCCCGACAGCCCCGGGCAGACCATGCCACCGAGCCGCAGCAAGACGCCCCCGCCGGCCCCCGCGCCACAGGGCGAGCGTGAGGTCACCCAGTTCAGCCTGCAGTGGGAGAGCTATGTGAAGCGCTTCCTGGACATCGCCGACTGCCGGGAGCGCTGCCGGCTACCGTCTGAGCTGGACGCGGGCAGCGTGCGCTTCACCGTGGAGAAGCCCGACGAGAACTTCTCGTGTGCTTCCAGCCTGAGTGCGCTGGCCCTGCATGAGCTCTATGTGCAGAAGGACGTGGAGCTGCGGCTGCTGCCCCCGGCCTGCCCTGAGCGCAGCAGTGCGGGAGGCGTGGGCCCCGGGCACCGCCGGTGGGACGAGGCCAGCGGCCGCCTCGAAGGGCCAACATCCACCGACCGGGACCTGGAACTGCTGCGCGAGTGCCTGGGTGGGACCGTGCCCGCCCGGCTCCGCAAGGTGGCCTCGGCGCTGGTGCCTGGCCACCGCACCCTGCCCGTGCCCGTCTACATGCTGGTGCCCGCCCCGGCACGGGAGGATGAGTCCTGCACCGACTCGGCCGAGGGCACGCCGGTCACCTTCTCCAGCACCACCTCCCTCAGCGAGGAGACACTGCAGGGACCCCCCGGGGATGGCGGGCCTGCGCAGGGGCAGAAGGCTGCGGGCCATGCCGCCCCCACCAGGCAGCCCGCCGGGCACCGGCACAGGGCGGGGGGCACGGGCCGGAGCACAGAGCAGCCCCGGGGGGCTGGCAGGAGCCGCGCAGGGCTGGAGCTGCCCCTCTGCCGGCCCCCTAGCGCCTGCAGAGACAGGGACAGCTCCCGCCCGGGACAGGCGCGTGGGGACGGGGCCCTGCAGTCTCTGTGCCTCACGACGCCCACCGAGGAGGCCGTGTACTGCTTCTATGGCAACGACTCAGACGAAGAGCCGTCCGCGGCAGCGGCGGTGGCACCCCCGCGGCGGGCATCTGCGATCCCCCGCGCGGTGAAGAGGGAGTACCCGGCTGGTGGCAGGAAGGAGGTGCAGGCCGTGCCCAAGGTCGCGCCGCCCAAGGCTGCCGCGCCCAAGGTTGCGCCGCCAGCCCGGGCTCAGCCCAGCCTCATCGCTGATGAGACGCCACCATGCTACTCCCTGAGCTCCTCCGCCAGCTCCCTGAGCGAGCCTGAGCCCTTTGAGCGTGCAGCCAGCCGGCCCCGAGCCCGCGAGCCAGGGGTCACCAAGGACCCAGGCCCCGGGGGCAGGCGGGACAGCGCCCCCCGCCCGCGGGCCGAGGCAGAGCTGCTCCGGCGCTGCACTGGCTCAGCCGTGCCCAGGTGCCGGCCCCAGGTGTCTGGCCCAGGGTGCCGCCAGTCCAGAGCGGTGCAGCAGGAGAAGAGGCCAGCAGAGGGGCCCCGGGAGCACAGTGAGGAGGCAGCGGGCTCGGACCACGCCTCAGACCTGGACAGCGTCGAGTGGCGCGCCATCCAGGAGGGGGCCAACTCCATCGTCACGTGGCTACACCAGGCAGCGGCGGCAGCCACCCACGAGGCCTCCTCTGAGTCCGACTCCGTTCTGTCCTTTGCCTCAGGGCGGTCGGTGGGCTCCACCCTGCAGCTTCCCCTGCACAGGAAGGGTCGAAGGCCAAGGGCAGAGGGTCAGGCGGGCAGTGCCATGCGGCCAGAGAAACGGGACAGGGCTCTGGCCCAGCGCAGCAGCGGCCTGGAGAAGCCACGTGGCACTCAGAAGGCCGCGTCCGGGGTGCCAGCCGTGCTCCGGGGACGGACAGTGATCTACATGCCCAGCCCAGCCACCCGGGCCCAGCCCAAAGGTGCCCCTGGGCCCCGCAATGTGCCGAGAAAGACGGGAGTCCCAAGTCCagtgcagccagcagcccccgcCAAAATCCCTGGCCCCGGGCAGCAACGGTCTCGAAGCCTGCACCGACCCGGCAAGATCTCGGAGCTGGCGGCGCTGAGCCCCCCTCAGAGGAGTGCCACGCCACCTGCCCGCCTCGCCAAGACCCCCTCGTCGAGCTCCTCCCAGACCTCCCCGGCCTCACAGCCTCTGCCGAGGAGGTCACCCCCGGCCACCCAGGCCGCAGGAACCCTGCCCGGCCCCGGGGCCTCCCCCGCAACCAAGACTCCCGCCCGGGCCCTGCTGGCCAAGCAGCACAAGACACAGAAGTCGCCCGTGCGGATCCCCTTCATGCAGAGACCCACCCGGCGGGGGCCGCCACCCCTGGCCAAGGCAGCCCCGGAACCAGGTCCAAGGGCCCGAGGGGGCCGCCCAGGGCTCGTGCGTGTGGCCTCTGCCCGCTCCAGCGGCAGCATGGCCTCCGCCCGCTCCAGCGGCAGCGAGGCCTCCGACCGCTCCGGTTTCCGGAGGCAGCTGACCTTCATCAAGGAGTCGCCGGGCCTGCTGCGCCGCCGACGCACCGAACTGTCCGCCACTGAGGCCGCCACCCCGGCTGCCCAGGCAGGCCTGCCCCGCCGCGGCCGGCCCGCGCTACCCGCCGTCTTCCTATGCTCCTCGCGCTGTGATGAGCTGCGGGCGGCCCCCCGGCAGGCTCCCGCCCCCCAGCGGCCCCCCACGGCCCGGCCCGGCCTGGGCGAGCGGCCGCCCCGGCGCACCAGCTCTGAGAGCCCGTCTCGCCTGCCCGTCCGCACGCCAGCCGCCCGGCCCGATACGGTCAAGCGCTACGCCTCCCTGCCTCACATCAGTGTGGCCCGCGGGCCCGACGCCCCCGTGCCTGTGGCAGACAACGCACCCCGCAGCAGCACCGGGGAGGCCGCGCCGGGCACCACGTGGCGTCGCATCCGGGACGAGGACGTTCCGCACATCCTGCGGAGCACGCTGCCCCCCCGCGCCCTGCCCCTGCTGGGCTCCTCACCGGAGGACGGCCCCACAGGCCCTCCGCAGCGCAAGACCAGCGACGCCGTGGTCCAGACCGAGGACTTCGCAGCTACCAAGACCAACTCGAGCACGTCCCCGAGCCTGGAGAGCTGGGTGACCCCACAGGCCACGACCGGCagcgccccctccctcctcctcggCAGCGACGTGGACGGGCCGGGCCCCGCCAAGGCGCCCGCCCCCGGCCCCTTCGTCCCCGCCAGCCGACACGGTTCCCCCAGCCGCTCCGCCCGCGTCCCCCCCTTCAACTACGTGCCCAGCCCCATGGTGGTAGCCACCACTGACTCTGCCGTGGAGaaagcccccgcccccgcccctacCGGCCTCCTGGGATAG